The genomic DNA cgaatttcatgtACCGCGACAATGACGATggggttttgttattattattatttttttttgacagcacTTTTCACgagccccacgttgggcgccagttatatttctattatctttaaacttttattgttcctttattcggtagcgacggtgttgtcgactaccacgaactatttaaataatagttatttatttataatcactacttttactataagtagtttgaatacttatgtgcgttgtgattggtagcgacggtgttgtcgactacccactaactatttaaataatgtttccgattatgcgatagcgacggtgttgtcgactaccacggaattatgttatttttaaataagcacaagttgagttccgttcttaaactgttttattaaaataacatttctcttatttataatctactattactatcgccgctactgccattgacgctgctttgtaaggcattgcgttacatccgccggtcacacggtcggtggctactgcaaggtgttgaattgcggctgtcggtcattcagaaatccaaactgcataggttgcaattttggcagttcaagagactgacttagttaactattgttaacttacATGTTGCTTTTCGGTTTGTTGTTCAATTGGTGCTCCAACAATTTACTACGCAACAATGGCGATGGACGTGGTATTACAACAAATGGAAATTTATGTAAAGCCTGTGCATTGggtaatttgttgttgtgtgtattAAGGGTTGGAGCTTGCACTGCCTGTTGCATTCGTTTGACGTCGGCTGATGAAGGAGTTTCTATTTTTGCTTTTACGAAACCTGGTGACAATCGTGTTGTTATCATCTtattaattttccttttatttatcGCTTTCTTTGAATCTGGTTTAACGTATCTTCCTTCGTGTTTTTTGATTGCGGTTTCCTTACTGGCTGGTCCaagttttgtattatttaagaGTCGATTCATCATATTTGActcacattttgttattttgtatattaatttacattttagttgATCAGACATTTTATTAAACACAATATCCTCCAAGTACTTTCTTAACTCAGAAGGCCCTCCCAGTGGTTCTATTCGTTTAATGTTGAGTTCAACCATTGGTTGCTGAGGTTTTGGCGACGGTGAAGAGAGTTTCGGCATGTCTagcggtttattttttattttgtgttcgGTTTTTCTACCAACgataattgcatatttttttgaactatttatATCTGACGTCTTAAACTTTAGAGCCTCAACTTTAATACGTTTAGGTGGATTGGTTACGCCGTCTTGCTTttctaattttgttttctta from Bactrocera oleae isolate idBacOlea1 chromosome 3, idBacOlea1, whole genome shotgun sequence includes the following:
- the LOC138856337 gene encoding uncharacterized protein — protein: MLFKLLNINTHAHKRIDLVSYVHKKFGAIEINIENKKTKLEKQDGVTNPPKRIKVEALKFKTSDINSSKKYAIIVGRKTEHKIKNKPLDMPKLSSPSPKPQQPMVELNIKRIEPLGGPSELRKYLEDIVFNKMSDQLKCKLIYKITKCESNMMNRLLNNTKLGPASKETAIKKHEGRYVKPDSKKAINKRKINKMITTRLSPGFVKAKIETPSSADVKRMQQAVQAPTLNTHNNKLPNAQALHKFPFVVIPRPSPLLRSKLLEHQLNNKPKSNM